One stretch of Apis cerana isolate GH-2021 linkage group LG8, AcerK_1.0, whole genome shotgun sequence DNA includes these proteins:
- the LOC107993044 gene encoding tumor protein p53-inducible nuclear protein 2 isoform X1, translating to MILIMGLKSKKVRMLSSLANYLLGGNISGAQDSRERSNNESPESLPVIARLSQVEVEGEDWILIDRAVEGATALEESWYVTPPACFTRAGPVNVETSPLEDLLIEHPSMSVYRATASPVAPETPPPTPDASEDVVEEDVLPDLVSSAPDTAAAASPERSPRRSEDERQATRRRPAIHDGRPAVDRARTEKRIAQLRSASQKVFEKRSTQALKRGRLERSNKLREVFSVKGKRPRRQDRLRIQNSGANNNRKC from the exons atgatattaataatg GGGCTGAAGAGCAAGAAGGTCAGGATGCTGAGCAGCTTGGCAAACTACTTACTCGGAGGTAATATCTCCGGCGCGCAAGATTCACGGGAAAGGTCCAATAACGAAAGCCCGGAGTCCCTTCCAGTAATAGCGAGGCTCAGTCAGGTGGAGGTTGAGGGCGAAGACTGGATCCTCATTGACCGTGCTG TTGAGGGCGCGACGGCGCTGGAGGAGTCGTGGTATGTAACGCCACCCGCATGTTTCACACGGGCGGGCCCCGTGAACGTAGAAACATCACCGCTAGAGGACCTGCTGATAGAGCATCCCAGTATGTCCGTGTACCGAGCCACAGCGTCTCCGGTCGCCCCCGAAACCCCACCGCCCACGCCTGACGCGTCGGAAGACGTCGTCGAGGAGGACGTTCTGCCCGACCTGGTCTCCAGCGCCCCGGACACGGCAGCCGCAGCTTCGCCGGAACGTAGCCCCAGGAGAAGCGAGGACGAGCGACAAGCAACCCGTAGAAGACCAGCCATCCACGACGGAAGACCTGCCGTTGATCGCGCCCGAACCGAGAAGAGGATAGCCCAGCTTCGTTCGGCCTCGCAGAAA GTTTTCGAGAAGAGGTCTACCCAAGCGTTGAAGAGAGGCCGTCTGGAGAGGAGTAACAAACTGAGGGAGGTGTTCAGTGTAAAAGGCAAGCGGCCACGCCGCCAGGACCGCTTGCGTATCCAGAACAGTGGCGCAAACAACAACCGGAAATGCTAG
- the LOC107996507 gene encoding uncharacterized protein LOC107996507: protein MIVPRLKQLFLSWSQLGTEDRVQLDAKVANWCCPNRRQLYKPLQEALVRWETVQDTQGAPGCEPGMVSFSCDPQLEEELVSVIYSLELLFTKNRKGREIDMDYEVGRCTELRREMSLNLNYDGTLRSILSPKDKTPHSVHSCSYIADFKRSDEDLSGYLTN, encoded by the exons ATGATAGTGCCGCGACTGAAGCAGCTGTTTCTAAGTTGGAGTCAGCTAGGCACCGAAGACAGAGTACAATTGGACGCCAAAGTGGCCAACTGGTGTTGTCCTAACAGAAGACAGCTTTATAAACCTTTGCAAGAGGCTTTGGTTCGCTGGGAGACTGTGCAGGACACTCAAG GTGCTCCCGGTTGCGAGCCAGGTATGGTCTCCTTTTCCTGCGATCCTCAGTTGGAGGAGGAATTGGTCAGCGTCATTTATAGCCTAGAACTGTTATtcacgaaaaatcgaaaaggtAGAGAGATCGACATGGATTACGAGGTCGGTCGTTGCACAGAGCTCAGGAGAGAGATGTCTTTGAACCTGAACTACGACGGGACTCTGCGCTCGATTTTGAGCCCCAAAGATAAAACACCTCATTCCGTGCACAGTTGCAGTTACATCGCCGATTTCAAACGATCTGACGAGGATCTAAGCGGTTACCTGACCAATTAA
- the LOC107993044 gene encoding tumor protein p53-inducible nuclear protein 2 isoform X2, with protein sequence MCGLKSKKVRMLSSLANYLLGGNISGAQDSRERSNNESPESLPVIARLSQVEVEGEDWILIDRAVEGATALEESWYVTPPACFTRAGPVNVETSPLEDLLIEHPSMSVYRATASPVAPETPPPTPDASEDVVEEDVLPDLVSSAPDTAAAASPERSPRRSEDERQATRRRPAIHDGRPAVDRARTEKRIAQLRSASQKVFEKRSTQALKRGRLERSNKLREVFSVKGKRPRRQDRLRIQNSGANNNRKC encoded by the exons atgtgt GGGCTGAAGAGCAAGAAGGTCAGGATGCTGAGCAGCTTGGCAAACTACTTACTCGGAGGTAATATCTCCGGCGCGCAAGATTCACGGGAAAGGTCCAATAACGAAAGCCCGGAGTCCCTTCCAGTAATAGCGAGGCTCAGTCAGGTGGAGGTTGAGGGCGAAGACTGGATCCTCATTGACCGTGCTG TTGAGGGCGCGACGGCGCTGGAGGAGTCGTGGTATGTAACGCCACCCGCATGTTTCACACGGGCGGGCCCCGTGAACGTAGAAACATCACCGCTAGAGGACCTGCTGATAGAGCATCCCAGTATGTCCGTGTACCGAGCCACAGCGTCTCCGGTCGCCCCCGAAACCCCACCGCCCACGCCTGACGCGTCGGAAGACGTCGTCGAGGAGGACGTTCTGCCCGACCTGGTCTCCAGCGCCCCGGACACGGCAGCCGCAGCTTCGCCGGAACGTAGCCCCAGGAGAAGCGAGGACGAGCGACAAGCAACCCGTAGAAGACCAGCCATCCACGACGGAAGACCTGCCGTTGATCGCGCCCGAACCGAGAAGAGGATAGCCCAGCTTCGTTCGGCCTCGCAGAAA GTTTTCGAGAAGAGGTCTACCCAAGCGTTGAAGAGAGGCCGTCTGGAGAGGAGTAACAAACTGAGGGAGGTGTTCAGTGTAAAAGGCAAGCGGCCACGCCGCCAGGACCGCTTGCGTATCCAGAACAGTGGCGCAAACAACAACCGGAAATGCTAG
- the LOC107993044 gene encoding tumor protein p53-inducible nuclear protein 2 isoform X3 translates to MLSSLANYLLGGNISGAQDSRERSNNESPESLPVIARLSQVEVEGEDWILIDRAVEGATALEESWYVTPPACFTRAGPVNVETSPLEDLLIEHPSMSVYRATASPVAPETPPPTPDASEDVVEEDVLPDLVSSAPDTAAAASPERSPRRSEDERQATRRRPAIHDGRPAVDRARTEKRIAQLRSASQKVFEKRSTQALKRGRLERSNKLREVFSVKGKRPRRQDRLRIQNSGANNNRKC, encoded by the exons ATGCTGAGCAGCTTGGCAAACTACTTACTCGGAGGTAATATCTCCGGCGCGCAAGATTCACGGGAAAGGTCCAATAACGAAAGCCCGGAGTCCCTTCCAGTAATAGCGAGGCTCAGTCAGGTGGAGGTTGAGGGCGAAGACTGGATCCTCATTGACCGTGCTG TTGAGGGCGCGACGGCGCTGGAGGAGTCGTGGTATGTAACGCCACCCGCATGTTTCACACGGGCGGGCCCCGTGAACGTAGAAACATCACCGCTAGAGGACCTGCTGATAGAGCATCCCAGTATGTCCGTGTACCGAGCCACAGCGTCTCCGGTCGCCCCCGAAACCCCACCGCCCACGCCTGACGCGTCGGAAGACGTCGTCGAGGAGGACGTTCTGCCCGACCTGGTCTCCAGCGCCCCGGACACGGCAGCCGCAGCTTCGCCGGAACGTAGCCCCAGGAGAAGCGAGGACGAGCGACAAGCAACCCGTAGAAGACCAGCCATCCACGACGGAAGACCTGCCGTTGATCGCGCCCGAACCGAGAAGAGGATAGCCCAGCTTCGTTCGGCCTCGCAGAAA GTTTTCGAGAAGAGGTCTACCCAAGCGTTGAAGAGAGGCCGTCTGGAGAGGAGTAACAAACTGAGGGAGGTGTTCAGTGTAAAAGGCAAGCGGCCACGCCGCCAGGACCGCTTGCGTATCCAGAACAGTGGCGCAAACAACAACCGGAAATGCTAG